One Oreochromis niloticus isolate F11D_XX linkage group LG16, O_niloticus_UMD_NMBU, whole genome shotgun sequence genomic window carries:
- the LOC100690152 gene encoding lanosterol synthase isoform X1 produces MTEGTHLRRRGGPYKTEPATDLSRWRLTNVEGRQTWRYLEDQEISDREQSMLEAHSLGLDTSKFVSDSSAAHSAVDAALKGMHFYSQLQAEDGHWAGDYGGPLFLLPGLLITCHVAKISLPEAWKMEMVRYLRSVQLPDGGWGLHVEDKSTVFGTALSYTSLRILGVDPDDPDMVRARNNLHSKGGAVGIPSWGKFWLAILNVYSWEGMNTLLPEMWLFPTWMPAHPSTLWCHCRQVYLPMSYCYAVRLAADEDPLVLSLRQELYVQDYASINWPAQRNNVAACDMYTPHSSLLTVAYMVLNVYEAHHSTTLRGKAVKELYDHIKADDRFTKCISIGPISKTINMLVRWYVDGPSSAVFQEHVSRIPDYLWLGLDGMKMQGTNGSQLWDTCFAVQAYLEAGAQDDPKLAECLRDAHQFLTITQIPENPPQYQKYYRQMNKGGFPFSTRDCGWIVADCTAEGLKSLMLLQELCPSIRQPVNSERLCDAVNVLLSMRNTDGGFATYETKRGGRLLELLNPSEVFGDIMIDYTYVECTSAVMQALRHFQKVYPDHRAEEIRSTLREGLEYCRKVQRPDGSWEGSWGVCFTYGMWFGLEAFACMGHVYENGHVCEEVQKACRFLLDRQMPEGGWGEDFESCEQRRYIQSGSAQIHNTCWALLGLMAVRHPDRKSIERGVQMLIDEQLPNGDWPQENIAGVFNKSCAISYTSYRNVFPIWTLGRFSRLYPTSGLAGKVKL; encoded by the exons ATGACTGAGGGGAC GCACCTGCGGAGGCGAGGGGGGCCGTATAAGACGGAGCCAGCCACAGACCTAAGCCGCTGGAGGCTGACCAATGTGGAGGGCCGGCAGACCTGGCGATACCTGGAAGATCAGGAGATCTCAGACAGAGAGCAGAGCATGCTGGAGGCCCATTCACTCGGCTTGGACACG AGTAAGTTCGTGTCCGACTCTTCAGCCGCCCACAGTGCTGTGGACGCTGCTTTGAAAGGCATGCACTTCTACAGTCAATTGCAGGCCGAGGACGGTCACTGGGCAGGAGACTATGGAGGGCCTCTCTTCCTGTTGCCAG GTCTCCTGATCACCTGCCATGTAGCTAAGATCTCTCTGCCTGAGGCCTGGAAGATGGAGATGGTGAGGTACCTGCGCTCAGTCCAGCTCCCTGATGGAGGCTGGGGTCT ACATGTTGAAGACAAGTCCACCGTCTTTGGCACGGCGCTGAGCTACACCTCACTTCGGATCCTGGGAGTGGATCCCGATGATCCAGACATGGTTCGTGCCAGGAACAACCTGCACAGCAAAG GCGGAGCAGTCGGGATTCCCTCGTGGGGTAAATTCTGGTTGGCCATTTTGAACGTCTACAGCTGGGAGGGAATGAACACACTCCTGCCTGAGATGTG GCTCTTCCCCACCTGGATGCCAGCCCACCCCTCCACCCTGTGGTGTCACTGTCGGCAGGTCTACCTCCCAATGAGTTACTGTTATGCGGTCAGACTGGCTGCAGACGAAGATCCCCTGGTTCTCAGCCTCAGACAG GAGCTTTACGTGCAGGACTATGCTTCTATAAACTGGCCGGCTCAGAGGAACAACGTGGCAGCATGTGACATGTACACACCTCACAGCTCGCTGCTCACAGTCGCTTACA TGGTGTTAAATGTATACGAAGCCCACCACAGCACCACACTGAGAGGAAAAGCAGTCAAAGAGCTGTATGATCACATCAAGGCCGACGATCGCTTCACGAAATGCATCAGCATTGGCCCG ATCTCCAAGACTATCAACATGCTGGTTCGCTGGTATGTCGATGGTCCCTCCTCTGCAGTCTTTCAGGAGCACGTGTCCAGGATCCCGGACTACCTCTG GTTGGGACTGGATGGGATGAAAATGCAG GGGACGAATGGATCTCAGCTCTGGGACACCTGCTTTGCTGTGCAGGCTTACCTCGAG gcaGGAGCTCAGGACGACCCAAAACTAGCTGAATGCCTTCGAGACGCCCATCAGTTTCTCACTATCACACAG ATCCCGGAGAATCCTCCTCAATATCAGAAGTACTACAGACAGATGAATAAG GGAGGTTTCCCCTTCAGTACACGTGACTGTGGTTGGATTGTGGCCGACTGCACTGCAGAAGGCCTGAAGTCACTGATGCTGCTGCAGGAGCTCTGCCCCTCCATCAGGCAGCCCGTCAACTCCGAGCGTCTGTGTGATGCCGTCAACGTG CTGCTGAGCATGAGAAACACAGATGGTGGATTTGCCACATATGAAACTAAGAGAGGAGGGAGACTCCTGGAGCTGCTCAACCCCTCTGAGGTTTTCG gcgACATCATGATTGATTACACATATGTGGAGTGCACCTCAGCGGTTATGCAGGCTCTGAGGCACTTCCAGAAGGTCTACCCTGATCACCGTGCCGAGGAGATAAG GTCAACTCTGAGAGAGGGGCTGGAGTACTGCAGGAAGGTTCAGAGACCTGATGGATCCTGGGAAGG GTCCTGGGGAGTCTGCTTCACGTATGGGATGTGGTTTGGCCTGGAAGCTTTTGCTTGCATGGGCCACGTGTACGAGAATGG ACATGTGTGTGAAGAGGTGCAGAAAGCTTGTCGGTTCCTGCTGGACCGGCAGATGCCagagggagggtggggggaGGACTTTGAGTCATGTGAGCAGCGTCGCTACATCCAGAGTGGCTCCGCTCAGATACACAACACCTGCTGGGCTCTGTTAGGGCTGATGGCTGTCAG GCATCCTGACAGGAAGTCCATTGAGAGGGGAGTACAGATGCTGATTGACGAGCAGTTGCCCAACGGAGACTGGCCACAG GAGAATATTGCAGGTGTGTTCAATAAAAGCTGTGCCATCAGCTACACCTCATACAGAAACGTCTTCCCGATCTGGACCCTTGGTCGCTTCTCACGACTTTATCCCACCAGTGGGCTGGCCGGGAAGGTCAAGCTCTGA
- the LOC100690152 gene encoding lanosterol synthase isoform X2 — protein MLEAHSLGLDTSKFVSDSSAAHSAVDAALKGMHFYSQLQAEDGHWAGDYGGPLFLLPGLLITCHVAKISLPEAWKMEMVRYLRSVQLPDGGWGLHVEDKSTVFGTALSYTSLRILGVDPDDPDMVRARNNLHSKGGAVGIPSWGKFWLAILNVYSWEGMNTLLPEMWLFPTWMPAHPSTLWCHCRQVYLPMSYCYAVRLAADEDPLVLSLRQELYVQDYASINWPAQRNNVAACDMYTPHSSLLTVAYMVLNVYEAHHSTTLRGKAVKELYDHIKADDRFTKCISIGPISKTINMLVRWYVDGPSSAVFQEHVSRIPDYLWLGLDGMKMQGTNGSQLWDTCFAVQAYLEAGAQDDPKLAECLRDAHQFLTITQIPENPPQYQKYYRQMNKGGFPFSTRDCGWIVADCTAEGLKSLMLLQELCPSIRQPVNSERLCDAVNVLLSMRNTDGGFATYETKRGGRLLELLNPSEVFGDIMIDYTYVECTSAVMQALRHFQKVYPDHRAEEIRSTLREGLEYCRKVQRPDGSWEGSWGVCFTYGMWFGLEAFACMGHVYENGHVCEEVQKACRFLLDRQMPEGGWGEDFESCEQRRYIQSGSAQIHNTCWALLGLMAVRHPDRKSIERGVQMLIDEQLPNGDWPQENIAGVFNKSCAISYTSYRNVFPIWTLGRFSRLYPTSGLAGKVKL, from the exons ATGCTGGAGGCCCATTCACTCGGCTTGGACACG AGTAAGTTCGTGTCCGACTCTTCAGCCGCCCACAGTGCTGTGGACGCTGCTTTGAAAGGCATGCACTTCTACAGTCAATTGCAGGCCGAGGACGGTCACTGGGCAGGAGACTATGGAGGGCCTCTCTTCCTGTTGCCAG GTCTCCTGATCACCTGCCATGTAGCTAAGATCTCTCTGCCTGAGGCCTGGAAGATGGAGATGGTGAGGTACCTGCGCTCAGTCCAGCTCCCTGATGGAGGCTGGGGTCT ACATGTTGAAGACAAGTCCACCGTCTTTGGCACGGCGCTGAGCTACACCTCACTTCGGATCCTGGGAGTGGATCCCGATGATCCAGACATGGTTCGTGCCAGGAACAACCTGCACAGCAAAG GCGGAGCAGTCGGGATTCCCTCGTGGGGTAAATTCTGGTTGGCCATTTTGAACGTCTACAGCTGGGAGGGAATGAACACACTCCTGCCTGAGATGTG GCTCTTCCCCACCTGGATGCCAGCCCACCCCTCCACCCTGTGGTGTCACTGTCGGCAGGTCTACCTCCCAATGAGTTACTGTTATGCGGTCAGACTGGCTGCAGACGAAGATCCCCTGGTTCTCAGCCTCAGACAG GAGCTTTACGTGCAGGACTATGCTTCTATAAACTGGCCGGCTCAGAGGAACAACGTGGCAGCATGTGACATGTACACACCTCACAGCTCGCTGCTCACAGTCGCTTACA TGGTGTTAAATGTATACGAAGCCCACCACAGCACCACACTGAGAGGAAAAGCAGTCAAAGAGCTGTATGATCACATCAAGGCCGACGATCGCTTCACGAAATGCATCAGCATTGGCCCG ATCTCCAAGACTATCAACATGCTGGTTCGCTGGTATGTCGATGGTCCCTCCTCTGCAGTCTTTCAGGAGCACGTGTCCAGGATCCCGGACTACCTCTG GTTGGGACTGGATGGGATGAAAATGCAG GGGACGAATGGATCTCAGCTCTGGGACACCTGCTTTGCTGTGCAGGCTTACCTCGAG gcaGGAGCTCAGGACGACCCAAAACTAGCTGAATGCCTTCGAGACGCCCATCAGTTTCTCACTATCACACAG ATCCCGGAGAATCCTCCTCAATATCAGAAGTACTACAGACAGATGAATAAG GGAGGTTTCCCCTTCAGTACACGTGACTGTGGTTGGATTGTGGCCGACTGCACTGCAGAAGGCCTGAAGTCACTGATGCTGCTGCAGGAGCTCTGCCCCTCCATCAGGCAGCCCGTCAACTCCGAGCGTCTGTGTGATGCCGTCAACGTG CTGCTGAGCATGAGAAACACAGATGGTGGATTTGCCACATATGAAACTAAGAGAGGAGGGAGACTCCTGGAGCTGCTCAACCCCTCTGAGGTTTTCG gcgACATCATGATTGATTACACATATGTGGAGTGCACCTCAGCGGTTATGCAGGCTCTGAGGCACTTCCAGAAGGTCTACCCTGATCACCGTGCCGAGGAGATAAG GTCAACTCTGAGAGAGGGGCTGGAGTACTGCAGGAAGGTTCAGAGACCTGATGGATCCTGGGAAGG GTCCTGGGGAGTCTGCTTCACGTATGGGATGTGGTTTGGCCTGGAAGCTTTTGCTTGCATGGGCCACGTGTACGAGAATGG ACATGTGTGTGAAGAGGTGCAGAAAGCTTGTCGGTTCCTGCTGGACCGGCAGATGCCagagggagggtggggggaGGACTTTGAGTCATGTGAGCAGCGTCGCTACATCCAGAGTGGCTCCGCTCAGATACACAACACCTGCTGGGCTCTGTTAGGGCTGATGGCTGTCAG GCATCCTGACAGGAAGTCCATTGAGAGGGGAGTACAGATGCTGATTGACGAGCAGTTGCCCAACGGAGACTGGCCACAG GAGAATATTGCAGGTGTGTTCAATAAAAGCTGTGCCATCAGCTACACCTCATACAGAAACGTCTTCCCGATCTGGACCCTTGGTCGCTTCTCACGACTTTATCCCACCAGTGGGCTGGCCGGGAAGGTCAAGCTCTGA